One region of Termitidicoccus mucosus genomic DNA includes:
- a CDS encoding GxxExxY protein: MTENEIGKIVVNEAMRLHMELGPGLLETVYEVLLAKILEKQGLAVQRQVLVPIRFHGMSFDEGFRADIIVGEKVILELKSVERPNPAHKKQVLTYLKLTGLKLGFLLNFGEELMKNGITRVINGQLE; encoded by the coding sequence AAACGAAATTGGCAAAATCGTTGTGAATGAAGCAATGCGGCTCCACATGGAATTGGGGCCGGGATTGCTGGAGACGGTTTACGAAGTCCTGCTTGCCAAAATACTCGAAAAGCAAGGATTGGCCGTCCAACGCCAAGTCCTCGTCCCAATTCGTTTTCACGGGATGAGTTTCGACGAAGGGTTTCGGGCAGACATCATTGTCGGGGAAAAAGTCATTCTTGAGTTAAAATCAGTCGAGCGACCAAACCCCGCCCATAAGAAACAAGTTCTCACCTATTTGAAGCTGACCGGATTGAAACTCGGTTTCTTGCTGAATTTCGGGGAGGAGCTCATGAAAAACGGCATCACTCGCGTCATAAACGGACAACTGGAATAA
- a CDS encoding complex I subunit 4 family protein, with product MKLGAYGCLRVGIGLFPAGLEFFQPVLIALALIGIVYAGLVALVQEDLKFVIGYSSVSHGFRDARLAVASPRAVSGAVLQMFSHGVIAGLLFAVVGRMIYERTHTRQISALRALPLFRLLPFAAVAFVLAGLASMGMPGFSGFPAELTILVGAWQFSPLVTLAAVVGVLVAAAFTLRAVQLSFFGTTSEKAMPDHPLPPITWPEKAGALLLLAATIFVGLRPGFLFHWINTALESPLFQAALKGGAL from the coding sequence ATGAAACTCGGCGCCTACGGCTGCCTCCGCGTCGGCATCGGACTGTTCCCGGCGGGGCTGGAATTTTTCCAGCCCGTGCTCATCGCGCTCGCCCTCATCGGCATCGTTTACGCCGGCCTGGTCGCGCTCGTGCAGGAGGATTTGAAGTTCGTCATCGGTTATTCGAGCGTCAGCCACGGGTTTCGTGATGCTCGGCTCGCCGTCGCCAGCCCGCGCGCGGTGAGCGGCGCGGTGCTGCAAATGTTTTCGCACGGCGTCATCGCGGGACTGCTCTTCGCCGTGGTCGGGCGCATGATTTACGAGCGCACGCACACTCGCCAGATTTCCGCGCTGCGCGCGCTGCCGCTCTTCCGCCTGCTGCCGTTCGCGGCCGTCGCGTTTGTCCTCGCCGGGCTCGCCTCGATGGGCATGCCGGGCTTCAGCGGCTTCCCCGCCGAGCTCACCATCCTCGTCGGCGCGTGGCAGTTTTCGCCGCTGGTCACGCTCGCGGCCGTCGTCGGCGTGCTGGTCGCCGCCGCCTTCACGCTGCGCGCCGTGCAGCTCTCTTTCTTCGGCACCACCTCCGAGAAAGCCATGCCCGACCATCCCCTGCCGCCCATCACGTGGCCCGAAAAAGCCGGCGCGCTCCTGCTGCTCGCCGCGACCATTTTCGTCGGCCTGCGTCCCGGCTTCCTGTTTCACTGGATAAATACCGCGCTTGAGTCGCCGCTCTTCCAGGCGGCGCTGAAAGGAGGCGCGCTGTGA
- a CDS encoding NADH-quinone oxidoreductase subunit N: MLRDSFSPVVLVALVMVLVGFGFKVAAVPFHLWAPDAYQGAPSSAAALVASASKLAGFAFFLRLLWPGLHSLAGDAAALPLAAGWMPVVAVLSLGSLFVGNLGALAQTNVRRLLAYSAIAHAGVMLLGIIAAGEAGVGPLFYYAATYGLATVGAFGVVSVIERDAPCQKLTDLAGLWKRSPLLALTLFVFVLSLAGVPPLAGFFGKFAVFAAVLKLNGLGGPAGWLAILAIAFSAVALYYYLAILKQALVAGPAKDAKRIPVPALPALSLVLCAALLVVLGVFPSLILSRL, encoded by the coding sequence ATGCTCCGCGACAGCTTTTCGCCAGTCGTCCTCGTCGCGCTCGTGATGGTGCTCGTCGGTTTCGGCTTCAAGGTCGCCGCCGTGCCTTTCCATCTCTGGGCGCCCGACGCCTACCAAGGCGCGCCCTCCTCCGCGGCCGCGCTGGTCGCATCGGCCTCGAAGCTCGCCGGCTTTGCCTTTTTCCTGCGCCTGCTCTGGCCCGGGCTCCACAGCCTCGCCGGTGACGCGGCCGCGCTTCCGCTCGCCGCCGGCTGGATGCCCGTGGTGGCTGTCCTCTCGCTCGGCTCGTTGTTCGTCGGCAACCTCGGCGCGCTTGCCCAGACCAACGTCCGCCGCCTGCTCGCCTACTCGGCCATCGCGCACGCGGGCGTGATGCTCCTCGGCATCATCGCCGCGGGCGAGGCCGGCGTCGGTCCGCTGTTCTATTATGCCGCGACCTACGGACTGGCGACCGTGGGGGCGTTTGGCGTCGTCTCGGTCATCGAACGCGACGCGCCCTGCCAGAAACTCACCGATCTCGCCGGCCTTTGGAAGCGCTCGCCGTTGCTGGCGCTGACGCTTTTTGTCTTTGTGCTCTCGCTCGCGGGCGTGCCGCCGCTGGCCGGCTTTTTCGGCAAATTCGCCGTCTTCGCCGCCGTCCTGAAACTCAACGGCCTCGGCGGTCCCGCCGGCTGGCTCGCGATCCTGGCCATCGCCTTCAGCGCCGTCGCGCTTTATTACTACCTCGCGATTCTGAAACAGGCCCTGGTCGCCGGCCCGGCCAAGGACGCAAAGCGGATTCCCGTCCCGGCGCTGCCCGCGCTCTCCTTGGTGCTCTGCGCCGCGCTGCTTGTGGTCCTCGGTGTGTTTCCCTCGCTGATTCTCTCGCGATTGTAG
- a CDS encoding NADH-quinone oxidoreductase subunit C, producing MALKTTAPVVLRLRTANRADDVTVPSLTPVWRSCEFQEREVFDLFGVRFEGHPISAASSGRIQDHPMRKDYVSPTTTIAHRTTKCWRARKRTIAPPALTPSPAVTTKQEAAK from the coding sequence ATGGCGCTCAAAACCACCGCGCCCGTCGTCCTCCGCCTCCGCACCGCCAACCGCGCCGACGACGTGACCGTGCCCTCGCTCACCCCGGTCTGGCGCTCTTGCGAGTTTCAGGAACGCGAGGTCTTCGATCTCTTCGGCGTCCGCTTCGAAGGCCACCCGATCTCCGCCGCATCCTCGGGACGAATTCAGGACCACCCCATGCGCAAAGACTACGTTTCCCCGACGACTACGATAGCCCACCGCACGACGAAGTGCTGGCGCGCGCGAAAACGCACTATCGCGCCGCCGGCGCTGACGCCGTCACCCGCCGTCACCACGAAACAGGAGGCCGCCAAATGA
- a CDS encoding complex I subunit 1 family protein: MPSSSPCSGCSSPSPPSPSASSSALQNRPGPNRVRILGIRFFGFFQPFADAVKALTKEDLVPAAADKILHFLAPAARSSSRCSASPSSLRRHLTPLDLDAGVLYFFAAGAASELVIFMAGWSSQNKYSLLSAMRALAQLISFELPLLLVVVPVVLAAGTLGTSSIVTAQGGWSLGGLIPHWNVLTPGASLVRHLRHRRAGETNRCPSSPRGRKRDHRRAPNRVFGIQIRALLHG; the protein is encoded by the coding sequence TTGCCGTCATCCTCGCCGTGTTCGGGCTGCTCTTCGCCTTCACCACCGTCACCGAGCGCAAGCTCCTCGGCCCTTCAAAACCGGCCCGGCCCCAACCGCGTCCGCATCCTCGGCATCCGCTTCTTCGGCTTTTTCCAGCCCTTTGCCGACGCGGTCAAGGCCCTGACCAAGGAAGACCTCGTGCCCGCCGCCGCCGACAAAATCCTGCACTTCCTCGCCCCCGCCGCGCGGTCTTCTTCACGCTGCTCGGCTTCGCCGTCATCCCTACGCCGCCACCTGACGCCGCTCGACCTCGATGCCGGCGTGCTCTATTTCTTCGCCGCCGGCGCCGCCTCCGAGCTCGTCATCTTCATGGCCGGCTGGTCGAGCCAGAACAAGTATTCGCTCCTCTCCGCCATGCGCGCCCTCGCGCAGCTCATTTCCTTCGAACTCCCGCTGCTCCTCGTCGTCGTCCCCGTCGTCCTCGCCGCCGGCACCCTCGGCACCTCCTCCATCGTCACCGCCCAGGGCGGCTGGTCGCTCGGCGGGCTCATCCCGCACTGGAACGTGCTCACGCCCGGGGCCTCGCTGGTTCGTCATCTTCGTCATCGCCGCGCTGGCGAGACCAACCGCTGCCCTTCATCTCCCCGAGGGCGAAAGCGAGATCATCGCCGGGCACCTAACCGAGTATTCGGGATTCAAATACGCGCTCTTCTTCATGGGTGA
- a CDS encoding complex I subunit 1 family protein: protein MARPTAALHLPEGESEIIAGHLTEYSGFKYALFFMGEYFGIIGLCGLGVTLFLGGWQAPCEFLQFIPSYLWFGLKLIALILFFIWIRATLLRLRIDQLTASRGNSLSRSASSTSAWPPSGCSPRRGTAPSCWPSAGRSASRSFSSPTCSSVAASAPASAPATTATLLN from the coding sequence CTGGCGAGACCAACCGCTGCCCTTCATCTCCCCGAGGGCGAAAGCGAGATCATCGCCGGGCACCTAACCGAGTATTCGGGATTCAAATACGCGCTCTTCTTCATGGGTGAGTATTTCGGCATCATCGGCCTGTGCGGACTCGGCGTGACGCTCTTCCTCGGCGGCTGGCAGGCCCCGTGCGAGTTCCTCCAGTTCATCCCGTCCTACCTCTGGTTCGGCCTCAAGCTCATCGCGCTCATCCTCTTCTTCATCTGGATACGCGCCACGCTCCTGCGCCTGCGCATCGACCAGCTCACCGCCTCGCGTGGAAACTCCTTGTCCCGCTCGGCCTCATCAACCTCGGCGTGGCCGCCTTCTGGATGCTCACCGCGTCGTGGGACGGCCCCGTCCTGCTGGCCGTCCGCTGGGCGGTCGGCCTCGCGCTCATTCTCATCCCCTACGTGCTCCTCGGTCGCAGCCTCGGCTCCGGCCTCGGCCCCCGCAACTACCGCTACGCTGTTAAATTAA
- a CDS encoding NADH-quinone oxidoreductase subunit J, with product MPDLSLLSFLAIALVTIGASAVAITRRNIIHSALLLVAGWVGIAAYYLWAGAEFVAFAQILVYVGAVSMVVLFAVLLTRLGPGDTAPAPGPSSAPPRSSRRSLLRRAFRGHPHLALQNRRRNACRRPGVRQLGLALMEPANAAALLVIILLTVALIGAIVIASIDRRGADNWEAAS from the coding sequence ATGCCCGACCTCTCCCTTCTCTCGTTTCTGGCCATCGCGCTCGTCACCATCGGTGCGTCCGCCGTGGCCATTACGCGGCGCAACATCATTCACAGCGCCCTCCTCCTCGTCGCCGGCTGGGTGGGCATCGCCGCCTACTACCTCTGGGCCGGCGCCGAGTTTGTCGCCTTCGCGCAAATCCTCGTTTACGTCGGCGCGGTCTCGATGGTCGTGCTCTTCGCCGTGCTGCTCACGCGCCTCGGTCCCGGCGACACCGCCCCTGCGCCCGGGCCTTCCAGCGCGCCGCCGCGCTCGTCGCGGCGGAGCCTGCTTCGGCGCGCTTTCCGGGGCCATCCTCACCTCGCCCTTCAAAACCGGCGCCGAAACGCCTGCCGCCGCCCCGGCGTCCGCCAGCTCGGCCTCGCGCTCATGGAGCCCGCCAATGCCGCCGCGCTCCTTGTCATCATTCTCCTCACCGTCGCGCTCATCGGCGCCATCGTCATCGCATCCATCGACCGCCGCGGGGCGGACAACTGGGAGGCCGCGTCATGA
- the nuoK gene encoding NADH-quinone oxidoreductase subunit NuoK: protein MSPLHLSLLFSSALFCLGLVTALARSNTILVLLGVELMLNAANINFIAFAGRSQGAAASTGVLFAIFSIAVAAAEAAVGLALIIAIYRHRRSVRLQDANELKG, encoded by the coding sequence ATAAGCCCGCTGCACCTCAGCCTGCTCTTTTCGAGCGCGCTTTTCTGCCTGGGCCTCGTCACTGCGCTCGCCCGCAGCAACACCATCCTCGTGCTTCTCGGCGTCGAGCTCATGCTCAACGCCGCCAACATCAACTTCATCGCTTTCGCGGGCCGCTCGCAGGGCGCGGCGGCCTCGACCGGCGTGCTCTTCGCGATTTTCTCCATTGCCGTGGCCGCCGCCGAGGCCGCCGTGGGCCTCGCGCTCATCATCGCGATCTACCGGCACCGCCGCAGCGTCCGCCTCCAGGACGCGAACGAATTGAAAGGCTGA
- a CDS encoding NADH-quinone oxidoreductase subunit L, translating to MTKLLWLIPALPLAAAAIGAVTPRRSRALSSTLALVAMAAGFVLSCLALRDALAGPAAHQSFNFTWLESGGFHVELGFLLDPLTAFMLVMVTFVGFLIFLFSTGYMKEDENYAKFFCYLSFFAASMLGLIVSNSLLLTFICWELVGLASYLLIGFWFTKPSAAAAAKKAFITTRIGDLGFLIGMLWLHGATDTLLFYDGGAGFLETAALSKLAFLLPCGLAVSTGIGLLVFCGAVGKSGQFPLHVWLPDAMEGPTPVSALIHAATMVAAGVFLIARVYPLMAVDQAGAHFHALTVVAFIGAITALFGAVVAVAQNDIKRILAFSTVSQLGYMMLAIGVGAWPVAIFHLLTHAFFKALLFGAGSVIHAAPRAGHPPARRAFAPHESHLCRLSIGMMALAACRSCFPASTRRRASSTPRTTGLSRTSRSASDSSPSCSPRSTCARLAGNVFFGKPRSHAAEHAHENPPAMTLPLTLLAACSILVGFLGTPAWPWLQQTLAGQPAAAHGLAAIFTEGGGLMWLSIALVALGIGAGAALYIRRPRVSATAADPLEKTFPALWRALANRLWFDELYAATFGRLTNLLAAFADILDRCIIDGLVRLLALLGRGIGFINREGDEDVLNGGFDRTSEALRGTGKAYSRAQTGDAHDNLGAIALGFVALMVVIMIAGIW from the coding sequence ATGACCAAACTCCTCTGGCTCATCCCCGCGCTTCCGCTTGCCGCCGCCGCCATCGGCGCGGTCACGCCGCGCCGCTCCCGCGCGCTTTCCTCCACGCTCGCGCTCGTCGCCATGGCCGCCGGCTTCGTCCTCTCCTGCCTCGCCCTCCGCGACGCGCTCGCCGGCCCCGCCGCGCACCAGAGCTTCAACTTCACCTGGCTCGAATCCGGCGGGTTCCACGTCGAACTCGGCTTCCTGCTCGACCCGCTCACCGCGTTCATGCTCGTGATGGTCACCTTCGTCGGCTTCCTGATCTTTCTTTTCAGCACCGGCTACATGAAGGAGGACGAAAACTACGCGAAGTTTTTCTGCTACCTCAGTTTCTTCGCCGCCTCGATGCTCGGCCTGATCGTCTCCAACAGCCTCCTGCTCACCTTCATCTGTTGGGAACTCGTCGGCCTCGCTTCCTACCTGCTCATCGGCTTCTGGTTCACCAAACCGTCCGCCGCCGCCGCCGCGAAGAAGGCCTTCATCACCACGCGCATCGGAGACCTGGGTTTCCTGATTGGCATGCTCTGGCTGCACGGCGCGACCGACACGCTGCTGTTCTATGACGGCGGCGCGGGTTTCCTCGAAACCGCGGCCCTTTCCAAACTCGCATTCCTGCTTCCCTGCGGGCTGGCGGTTTCGACCGGCATCGGTCTCCTGGTTTTCTGCGGCGCGGTCGGCAAATCCGGCCAGTTCCCGCTCCATGTCTGGCTCCCCGACGCGATGGAAGGCCCCACACCCGTGTCCGCGCTCATCCACGCCGCCACGATGGTGGCCGCGGGCGTGTTCCTCATCGCGCGCGTTTATCCGCTCATGGCTGTGGACCAAGCCGGCGCGCACTTCCACGCCCTCACCGTCGTCGCCTTCATCGGCGCCATCACCGCGCTTTTCGGCGCGGTCGTCGCCGTCGCGCAAAACGACATCAAGCGCATCCTCGCCTTCTCGACCGTATCACAACTCGGATACATGATGCTCGCCATCGGCGTCGGCGCGTGGCCTGTCGCGATCTTCCATCTCCTCACCCACGCCTTTTTCAAGGCGCTGCTCTTCGGCGCGGGCTCCGTCATCCACGCCGCACCACGAGCAGGACATCCGCCTGCTCGGCGGGCTTTCGCGCCGCATGAAAGCCACCTTTGCCGCCTTTCCATCGGCATGATGGCGCTCGCGGCGTGCCGTTCGTGTTTTCCGGCTTCTACTCGAAGGAGGGCATCCTCCACGCCGCGCACCACTGGCCTGTCTCGCACCTCCCGCTCTGCGTCGGACTCGTCGCCGTCGTGCTCACCGCGTTCTACATGCGCGCGCCTCGCAGGCAACGTCTTTTTCGGAAAACCCCGTTCGCACGCCGCGGAGCACGCGCATGAGAACCCGCCCGCGATGACGCTCCCGCTCACCCTCCTCGCCGCCTGCTCCATCCTCGTCGGCTTCCTCGGCACGCCCGCCTGGCCCTGGCTCCAGCAAACCCTCGCCGGCCAGCCCGCCGCCGCGCACGGCCTCGCGGCCATCTTCACCGAGGGCGGCGGGCTCATGTGGCTCTCCATCGCGCTCGTCGCGCTCGGCATCGGCGCGGGCGCCGCGCTCTACATCCGCCGTCCGCGTGTTTCCGCCACCGCCGCCGACCCGCTCGAAAAAACCTTCCCCGCGCTCTGGCGCGCGCTCGCCAACCGCCTCTGGTTCGACGAACTCTACGCCGCCACCTTCGGACGCCTCACAAACCTCCTCGCCGCGTTTGCCGACATCCTTGACCGCTGCATCATCGACGGCCTCGTGCGTCTCCTCGCCCTCCTCGGGCGCGGCATCGGTTTCATCAACCGCGAAGGCGACGAGGACGTGCTCAACGGCGGCTTTGACCGCACCAGCGAGGCCCTTCGCGGCACCGGCAAGGCCTACTCCCGCGCCCAGACGGGCGACGCCCACGACAACCTCGGCGCCATCGCCCTCGGCTTCGTCGCCCTCATGGTCGTCATCATGATCGCCGGCATCTGGTGA
- a CDS encoding NADH-quinone oxidoreductase subunit M, producing MPLLPWTIYLTFAGALLAYLAGRQSPGAARCVALLTALAGWGVALAAAAGFTPAAALADLVNCPWIPQLGIRYHLAADGISMTLVVLTGLAATAGILFSWNIDERAGEFFALYLALIGGVYGVFLSADVFLFFVFYEIAIVPKYFLIAKWGSTNREYGAMKLVLYSFAGSALVLAGVLWAYAASGGAGFGLAQLAVAAANFTPVQQTGMFALVFTGFAVLAGMFPFHTWAPTGHVAAPTGASMLLAGVVMKLGAYGCLRVGIGLFPAGLEFFQPVLIALALIGIVYAGLVALVQEDLKFVIGYSSVSHMGFVMLGLAVASPRAVSGAVLQMFSHGVIAGLLFAVVGRMIYERTHTRQISALRALPLFRLLPFAAVAFVLAGLASMGMPGFSGFPAELTILVGAWQFSPLVTLAAVVGVLVAAAFTLRAVQLSFFGTTSEKAMPDHPAAHHVARKSRRAPAARRDHFRRPASRLPVSLDKYRA from the coding sequence ATGCCACTCCTGCCCTGGACCATTTACCTGACCTTTGCCGGCGCGCTGCTCGCTTATCTCGCGGGCCGTCAATCGCCCGGCGCGGCCCGCTGCGTCGCGCTCCTCACCGCGCTCGCGGGCTGGGGAGTCGCGCTGGCCGCCGCCGCCGGCTTCACGCCCGCCGCCGCGCTGGCTGACCTCGTCAACTGCCCTTGGATTCCGCAACTCGGCATCCGCTACCACCTCGCGGCGGACGGCATCAGCATGACGCTCGTCGTCCTCACCGGGCTCGCCGCCACCGCCGGCATCCTTTTTTCGTGGAACATCGACGAGCGCGCCGGCGAGTTCTTCGCGCTCTACCTCGCGCTCATCGGCGGCGTTTACGGCGTGTTTCTCAGCGCGGATGTTTTCCTGTTCTTCGTCTTCTACGAAATCGCCATCGTCCCAAAATATTTCCTCATCGCGAAATGGGGCTCCACCAACCGCGAATACGGCGCGATGAAACTCGTGCTCTACTCGTTCGCGGGCAGCGCGCTCGTCCTTGCCGGGGTGCTCTGGGCCTACGCCGCCAGCGGCGGCGCGGGCTTCGGACTCGCGCAACTCGCGGTCGCGGCGGCCAATTTCACCCCGGTGCAGCAAACCGGCATGTTCGCGCTCGTGTTCACCGGCTTCGCCGTGCTCGCGGGCATGTTTCCCTTCCACACCTGGGCGCCGACCGGCCACGTGGCCGCGCCCACCGGAGCGTCGATGCTGCTGGCCGGCGTCGTCATGAAACTCGGCGCCTACGGCTGCCTCCGCGTCGGCATCGGACTGTTCCCGGCGGGGCTGGAATTTTTCCAGCCCGTGCTCATCGCGCTCGCCCTCATCGGCATCGTTTACGCCGGCCTGGTCGCGCTCGTGCAGGAGGATTTGAAGTTCGTCATCGGTTATTCGAGCGTCAGCCACATGGGTTTCGTGATGCTCGGGCTCGCCGTCGCCAGCCCGCGCGCGGTGAGCGGCGCGGTGCTGCAAATGTTTTCGCACGGCGTCATCGCGGGACTGCTCTTCGCCGTGGTCGGGCGCATGATTTACGAGCGCACGCACACTCGCCAGATTTCCGCGCTGCGCGCGCTGCCGCTCTTCCGCCTGCTGCCGTTCGCGGCCGTCGCGTTTGTCCTCGCCGGGCTCGCCTCGATGGGCATGCCGGGCTTCAGCGGCTTCCCCGCCGAGCTCACCATCCTCGTCGGCGCGTGGCAGTTTTCGCCGCTGGTCACGCTCGCGGCCGTCGTCGGCGTGCTGGTCGCCGCCGCCTTCACGCTGCGCGCCGTGCAGCTCTCTTTCTTCGGCACCACCTCCGAGAAAGCCATGCCCGACCATCCTGCCGCCCATCACGTGGCCCGAAAAAGCCGGCGCGCTCCTGCTGCTCGCCGCGACCATTTTCGTCGGCCTGCGTCCCGGCTTCCTGTTTCACTGGATAAATACCGCGCTTGA
- a CDS encoding NADH-quinone oxidoreductase subunit N, which produces MLPATLSDSYSGLARALAPEAVLVIGALLVLGFDLFAGKRQSGPRAAVSALIGIAALAGAAWLTACAGPSGFALQRALDIDKLAVGARLGAYALSAFTLLLLPGSSRLRHPAEYVAIILFATVGFSLMAAANNLLLGFLAIELASLSLYILVGFDKTRPDSAEAGLKYFLFGGTSAAFMLFGFSLLYGLAGTIDLTSLGFMLRDSFSPVVLVALVMVLVGFGFKVAAVPFHLWAPDAYQGAPSSAAALVASASKLAGFAFFLRLLWPGLHSLAGDAAALPLAAGWMPVVAVLSLGSLFVGNLGALAQTNVRRLLAYSAIAHAGVMLLGIIARGGVGPLFYYAATYGLATVGAFGVVSVIERDAPCQKLTDLAGLWKRSPLLALTLFVFVLSLAGVPPLAGFFGKFAVFAAVLKLNGLGGPAGWLAILAIAFSAVALYYYLAILKQALVAGPAKDAKRIPVRRCPRSPWCSAPRCFGPRCVSLDSLAIVEPWISTGGDISISEGRTLRFAQSRKPFAFS; this is translated from the coding sequence ATGCTCCCCGCCACTCTTTCCGATTCCTACTCCGGCCTCGCCCGCGCGCTCGCGCCCGAAGCGGTCCTCGTCATCGGCGCGCTCCTCGTGCTCGGCTTCGATTTGTTTGCCGGCAAACGGCAAAGCGGCCCGCGCGCGGCCGTCTCCGCCCTCATCGGCATCGCCGCCCTCGCCGGCGCGGCCTGGCTGACCGCCTGCGCCGGCCCGTCCGGCTTCGCCCTCCAGCGCGCCCTCGACATCGACAAACTCGCCGTCGGCGCGCGTCTCGGCGCGTATGCGTTGTCAGCGTTCACACTCCTGCTCCTGCCCGGCTCGTCGCGCCTGCGCCATCCGGCGGAATACGTCGCCATCATCCTCTTCGCCACCGTGGGCTTCTCGCTCATGGCCGCGGCCAACAACCTCCTGCTCGGCTTCCTCGCCATCGAGCTGGCCAGCCTGTCGCTCTATATCCTTGTCGGCTTCGACAAGACCCGCCCCGACTCCGCCGAGGCCGGCCTGAAATATTTCCTGTTCGGCGGCACGTCGGCCGCGTTCATGCTCTTCGGCTTCAGCCTGCTCTACGGGCTCGCCGGCACCATCGACCTCACTTCGCTCGGATTCATGCTCCGCGACAGCTTTTCGCCGGTCGTCCTCGTCGCGCTCGTGATGGTGCTCGTCGGTTTCGGCTTCAAGGTCGCCGCCGTGCCTTTCCATCTCTGGGCGCCCGACGCCTACCAAGGCGCGCCCTCCTCCGCGGCCGCGCTGGTCGCATCGGCCTCGAAGCTCGCCGGCTTTGCCTTTTTCCTGCGCCTGCTCTGGCCCGGGCTCCACAGCCTCGCCGGTGACGCGGCCGCGCTTCCGCTCGCCGCCGGCTGGATGCCCGTGGTGGCTGTCCTCTCGCTCGGCTCGTTGTTCGTCGGCAACCTCGGCGCGCTTGCCCAGACCAACGTCCGCCGCCTGCTCGCCTACTCGGCCATCGCGCACGCGGGCGTGATGCTCCTCGGCATCATCGCGCGAGGCGGCGTCGGTCCGCTGTTCTATTATGCCGCGACCTACGGACTGGCGACCGTGGGGGCGTTTGGCGTCGTCTCGGTCATCGAACGCGACGCGCCCTGCCAGAAACTCACCGATCTCGCCGGCCTTTGGAAGCGCTCGCCGTTGCTGGCGCTGACGCTTTTTGTCTTTGTGCTCTCGCTCGCGGGCGTGCCGCCGCTGGCCGGCTTTTTCGGCAAATTCGCCGTCTTCGCCGCCGTCCTGAAACTCAACGGCCTCGGCGGTCCCGCCGGCTGGCTCGCGATCCTGGCCATCGCCTTCAGCGCCGTCGCGCTTTATTACTACCTCGCGATTCTGAAACAGGCCCTGGTCGCCGGCCCGGCCAAGGACGCAAAGCGGATTCCCGTCCGGCGCTGCCCGCGCTCTCCTTGGTGCTCTGCGCCGCGCTGCTTTGGTCCTCGGTGTGTTTCCCTCGATTCTCTCGCGATTGTAGAGCCTTGGATCTCCACGGGCGGAGACATTTCAATTTCGGAGGGCCGGACATTGCGGTTTGCGCAGTCGCGCAAGCCTTTCGCATTTTCGTAG